The proteins below are encoded in one region of Phaseolus vulgaris cultivar G19833 chromosome 1, P. vulgaris v2.0, whole genome shotgun sequence:
- the LOC137813605 gene encoding uncharacterized protein: MEDSFRVRVAKAFGSLPIPSSSINSLWSLTEGEIDSTPSNRTHQPQPQTQPYTFSSSRVQQEDLDDLEDDDDEEEAPRGPSKPPDYDDEQWQIRSGIGQDCTLDYEEEEDQYDKQAIGKEDSGDRVYMKDVKDDGVEISSSSVFPTSFRDFVRDPRANHLAARIRLKQDDEAAKKIDALHVSEKSTPDMGGGGDATNPKSILKSKDNPCESRPQKRVRFDPECDDKDNFNDDEHEETRDVRMKTSSMEEVPMLDQLSKSQEFDSAVPDYIRNPSRYTRYTFDDSPSEIDDKSNKEAYMSFLLQLNKGPESQEDEALDDLPSVTFISKKKSGDANMSDSEMISKHKLDAGVEAVNRKSFPVGIAAGDPENSDVSAMEEDEQEVGDVRKSLLKFNRKYRKKTQELEEP; encoded by the exons ATggaggatagtttcagagtgCGTGTGGCGAAAGCCTTTGGTTCTCTTCCAATACCCTCTTCTTCTATCAACTCTCTATGGTCTCTCACCGAAGGCGAAATCGATAGCACACCCTCCAATCGCACCCACCAGCCCCAACCCCAAACCCAACCCTACACTTTTTCCAGTTCGCGGGTTCAGCAGGAGGACCTCGACGATCTCGAAGACGACGACGACGAagaagaagcgccacgtggaccCTCTAAACCCCCCGATTACGATGATGAACAGTGGCAGATTAGGTCTGGTATTGGCCAAGATTGCACCCTCGATTACGAG GAAGAGGAAGATCAATATGACAAGCAGGCTATTGGCAAAGAGGATTCGGGTGATCGTGTGTACATGAAGGATGTAAAGGACGATGGAGTTGAGATTAGTTCTAGCAGTGTTTTCCCTACTTCGTTCAGAGATTTTGTGCGAGATCCACGTGCAAATCATTTGGCTGCGAGGATTAGGCTGAAGCAGGATGATGAAGCGGCTAAAAAAATTGATGCCCTACATGTCTCTGAGAAATCCACACCAGACATGGGTGGTGGCGGAGATGCTACTAACCCCAAGTCAATTTTGAAGAGTAAGGATAATCCTTGTGAATCCAGGCCACAGAAACGGGTTCGGTTTGATCCTGAATGTGATGATAAAGATAATTTTAATGATGATGAGCACGAAGAAACCAGGGATGTTCGCATGAAGACCTCTTCAATGGAAGAGGTTCCTATGTTGGACCAGTTGTCAAAGTCACAAGAATTTGATTCAGCAGTTCCGGATTACATTCGAAATCCTTCAAGATACACTCGATATACCTTTGATGATTCTCCAAGTGAAATTGATGACAAATCGAATAAAGAAGCATACATGAGCTTCCTTTTGCAGTTGAACAAGGGACCTGAATCTCAAGAGGATGAGGCTTTGGATGATCTTCCATCTGTAACCTTTATATCAAAGAAGAAATCTGGTGATGCCAATATGAGTGACAGTGAGATGATTTCAAAGCACAAGCTTGATGCTGGCGTAGAGGCCGTGAATAGAAAAAGCTTCCCTGTTGGCATAGCTGCTGGTGACCCTGAAAACAGTGATGTTTCTGCAATGGAGGAAGATGAACAAGAAGTTGGGGATGTTAGAAAGAGCTTGCTGAAGTTCAACCGCAAGTACAGGAAGAAAACCCAAGAGTTGGAGGAGCCATAA